In Quercus robur chromosome 11, dhQueRobu3.1, whole genome shotgun sequence, the following proteins share a genomic window:
- the LOC126707668 gene encoding disease resistance protein RGA2-like, protein MQLKYIDLSYNDIEVLPDSITRLVNLHTLKLISCEKLRELPIDIQKLVNLKHLEITECYSLTHMPYGLGRLTPLQTLTLFIVSEDPVGSSKHCGGLAELNKLNDLRGEIVIKILKWVKDASSDTKAANLKGKQHLNTLSLGWGRGNVADAGDDENLLDGLQPHRNLKSLTVHGYGGARFSIWLSSLTNLSELYIYNCKKCQQLPPLYQLPSLQTLSLSDMDSLEYISNSDINDEVSASLLTVFFPSLESLVLSSCCNLKGWWKGDIVDNSDQTTMTSTSWSHQYQQHISVPSFPRLCYLEICHCSLLTSMPLFPYLDNTLYLKSASWKALQQTMALKMNTAGASSLPSSFPPLSKLKYLHLEDMRDTEYLPEEWLQNLTSLKKLKIWECPRLTSLSQYLRHNNSLTMLDIRCCEEVDLFSDVDDDGAGRPKRLQCLILKQVTKMKCLPTYLQHVTTLQYLMISRCPSLMTLPEWIGSLASLQNLVIDDCPNLTSLPEEISCLTSLQILSILRCPHLEQRCQKEIGEEWNKIARVPEYSNTYYVPYDLTILSSRYIEQVRRKKKILKGMK, encoded by the exons ATGCAACTAAAGTACATTGACCTTTCCTATAATGATATTGAGGTTCTCCCTGATTCTATTACGAGACTGGTGAATTTGCACACATTGAAACTCATTTCATGTGAAAAACTTAGGGAGTTACCAATAGACATTCAAAAATTGGTGAACCTCAAGCATCTTGAGATAACTGAATGTTACAGTTTGACTCATATGCCATATGGATTGGGGCGGTTGACTCCTCTTCAGACATTAACTTTATTTATTGTTAGTGAGGATCCTGTCGGTTCCTCCAAGCATTGTGGTGGACTAGCAGAATTGAACAAGCTTAATGACTTGAGAGGAGAAATAgtgattaaaattttgaaatgggtGAAAGATGCTTCCTCAGATACCAAGGCTGCAAATTTGAAGGGGAAGCAGCATCTCAATACCTTGTCATTAGGATGGGGGCGTGGCAATGTTGCCGATGCCGGTGATGATGAAAATTTGTTGGATGGCCTACAACCACACAGAAATTTAAAATCTTTGACTGTGCACGGGTATGGTGGTGCCAGATTTTCAATTTGGCTTTCTTCGTTAACAAACCTTtctgaattatatatatacaattgcaAGAAATGCCAACAATTGCCACCGTTGTATCAACTCCCGTCTCTCCAAACGCTGTCTCTTTCAGATATGGATAGTTTGGAGTACATATCAAATTCGGATATCAACGATGAGGTCTCTGCTTCATTATTGACAGTGTTTTTTCCATCCCTAGAGTCACTCGTGCTCAGCTCTTGTTGCAATCTAAAGGGATGGTGGAAGGGGGATATTGTGGATAATAGCGATCAGACAACAATGACATCCACATCATGGAGTCATCAATATCAACAACACATATCGGTGCCTTCCTTTCCTCGTCTTTGTTACTTGGAAATATGTCATTGCAGTTTGCTGACTTCCATGCCACTGTTTCCATATCTTGATAACACGCTTTATTTGAAAAGCGCTAGCTGGAAGGCATTGCAACAAACAATGGCGTTGAAGATGAATACGGCAGGAGCTTCTTCACTTCCCTCCTCCTTCCCTCCTCTCTCCAAATTGAAGTATCTACATTTAGAAGACATGCGGGACACAGAGTATCTGCCAGAGGAGTGGCTTCAGAACCTGActtctcttaaaaaattaaagatttggGAGTGCCCTAGACTAACATCTCTGTCCCAATATCTCAGACATAACAACTCTCTTACGATGCTGGACATTAGGTGCTGCGAAGAAGTTGATCTATTTAGCGATGTGGATGATGATGGCGCAGGTCGCCCTAAGCGCCTCCAGtgtttgatcttgaaacaagttACCAAAATGAAGTGTCTCCCTACGTATCTTCAACACGTTACTACTCTCCAATATCTCATGATTTCCAGATGTCCCAGTCTGATGACTTTACCAGAATGGATCGGTAGCCTCGCATCACTTCAAAACCTTGTAATTGACGATTGCCCCAATCTGACATCACTTCCCGAAGAAATCAGTTGCCTCACCTCTTTACAGATCCTAAGCATCCTTCGCTGTCCCCATTTGGAACAAAGATGCCAAAAGGAAATTGGTGAGGAATGGAATAAGATTGCTCGTGTACCAGAATATTCCAATACATACTACGTACCTTATGATTT AACAATCCTCAGTTCCCGATATATAGAACAG GtaaggaggaagaagaagattttgAAGGGAATGAagtga
- the LOC126704740 gene encoding putative disease resistance protein RGA3, with product MADAILYGVAQKIIESLASSTLQQVGSIWVFKDDLEKMSNTVSTIQAVLQDAEDQQVHSRQVRDWLTKLRDAVFDADDLLSEFSTHVLRQNVMGGGKMTKKVRVFFSSSNQLAFGFKMARKIKAMRERLNDIAKDRNNFQLVERPLGTAVVTRKRDQTHSFVREEDVIGREEDQKAIIGQLLDFDVGENVSFISIVGIGGLGKTTLVQYIYNDEKVKAYFELQMWVCVSDDFDVKTIAEKILASANPKSPNNLEMDQLQIELRKSLNQKKYLLVLDDVWNEDKEIWGNLKTLLLDGSKGSKVVITTRNNLVADIAGTMQYFLKGLSNDQSWSLLKQMAFEKKQDTINPNFEAIGRDIVAKCCGVPLAIKAIGRVLYYKKTESEWSYIKDNELKNVIKLKDDIFPVLKLSYDHLPSHLKCCFAYCSLFPKDYLIEKLTLIRLWIAQGFIQSQEENLRLEDIANEYFEDLLWRSFFQVVEEDKGMFMNFKMHDLIHDLAQLISSIECTMVNSNAKHVNEKVRHISFSFYNDSFFRENLNSLIYTA from the exons ATGGCCGATGCAATCCTGTATGGCGTTGCGCAGAAGATCATTGAAAGCTTGGCCTCCTCCACTCTCCAACAGGTTGGATCAATCTGGGTTTTCAAAGATGACCTCGAAAAAATGTCAAACACTGTTTCCACCATTCAAGCTGTTCTTCAGGATGCAGAGGACCAGCAGGTCCATAGCCGTCAAGTCAGGGACTGGCTTACAAAGCTCAGAGATGCAGTTTTTGATGCAGATGACTTGTTGAGCGAGTTCTCCACTCATGTTTTGCGGCAAAATGTGATGGGTGGCGGTAAAATGACAAAGAAGGTACGCGTTTTCTTTTCTAGCTCAAATCAACTTGCTTTTGGTTTTAAGATGGCTCGCAAAATAAAGGCCATGAGGGAGAGGCTTAATGATATAGCAAAGGATAGGAACAATTTCCAGTTGGTAGAGCGTCCTTTAGGGACAGCAGTTGTGACTAGGAAGAGGGACCAGACTCACTCATTTGTACGTGAAGAAGACGTTATCGGGAGGGAGGAGGATCAGAAGGCCATCATAGGTCAATTGTTGGACTTTGATGTGGGGGAGAACGTTTCGTTCATATCCATAGTAGGAATTGGGGGGCTAGGGAAGACCACACTTGTTCAATATATATACAATGATGAGAAGGTCAAGGCTTATTTTGAGTTGCAGATGTGGGTGTGTGTCTCCGATGACTTTGATGTGAAAACAATTGCTGAAAAGATACTTGCATCGGCAAACCCTAAAAGTCCTAACAACCTTGAAATGGATCAATTGCAAATTGAACTTCGCAAAAGTCTCAACCAAAAGAAGTACTTACTTGTATTGGATGATGTTTGGAATGAGGACAAAGAAATATGGGGTAATTTGAAAACACTTTTGTTGGATGGCTCAAAGGGAAGTAAGGTGGTGATAACTACACGGAACAATTTGGTTGCAGATATTGCCGGCACAATGCAGTATTTTCTAAAAGGTTTGTCAAACGATCAATCTTGGTCtttattgaaacaaatggcATTTGAAAAAAAGCAAGATACTATCAATCCTAACTTTGAAGCAATTGGAAGAGACATTGTAGCAAAATGTTGTGGTGTGCCTCTTGCTATAAAGGCAATAGGAAGAGTATTATACTACAAAAAGACAGAATCTGAATGGTCATATATTAAGGATAATGAACTCAAAAATGTAATTAAGCTAAAGGATGATATTTTCCCTGTTTTAAAATTGAGTTACGATCATCTCCCATCACATTTAAAGTGTTGTTTCGCATATTGTTCGTTGTTTCCCAAAGATTATTTGATTGAGAAGTTGACATTGATACGATTATGGATAGCACAAGGATTTATCCAATCACAAGAAGAGAACTTACGATTGGAGGATATTGCGAATGAGTACTTCGAGGATCTATTGTGGAGGTCCTTCTTCCAAGTAGTAGAAGAAGACAAAGGCATGTTCATGAACTTTAAAATGCATGACTTAATCCACGATCTTGCACAGTTGATTTCAAGTATTGAGTGTACAATGGTTAATTCtaatgcaaaacatgtgaacGAAAAAGTTCGTCATATATCTTTCTCATTTTATAATGATTCATTCTTTAGAGAGAATTTAAACTCGTTG ATCTACACGGCTTAA